The sequence GCGATCTGCAGCTGCAGCGCGCGGATTTCACTGCCGGCGATGCGCAGGTGGGCGTCCACGTCCGGCGACTCCAGGGCCAGCAGCAGATCGCCCGCCTTCACCGCCTGACCTTCGCGCACCATCACTTGCGCGACTCGCGCGCCGACCGGCGTATGCACCTCGCTCATCTGCGATGCCTCCAGCACCGCCGGCACTTCCACCGAGGTGCGCCAAGGCACCAGCAGGACCAGCAGCACCAGCGCGCCGACAGCCAGGGTCGGTAGCGCCTTGCGCGGCTCGGCGTGCTCGCGGTACTTCCACCAGAACTGCAGCTCGCGCCACACCGGCAAGGCGATGAACCAGCCCAGCTCGACCAGCATCAGGCCAATGCCCAGCACCTTGAAGAACAGGTGGTAGACCGCCAGGGCGATGCCGAAGAACAGTGCCGCGCGCCAGACCCAGGAGGCATAGCCCCACAGCAGCAGGCGCCGCTGCAGGCGCGGCGGCCAGGGCTCGGGCATCGGCGCGCCGTAGCCGAACAGCAGCTCGCGCAGGCGCCAGCGGCACAGGGCGAAGGCGCGGCCCTGCAGGTTGTCGACGGCGAGCAGGTCGCTGAGCAGGAAGTAGCCGTCGAAGCGCATCAACGGGTTGAGGTTGATCACCAGGGTGGTCAGCCAGGTGGCGCTGGCCAGCAGGAAGGCCGCCGTGCGCAAGGGGCCGTCGGCGAGCAGCGACCATGCCAGCAGCGCGACGCAGGCCAGGAGCATCTCCGCCAGCACGCCGCCGGCGCCGATCAGCAGGCGACTGCGGCGGCCGCTGACGCGCCAGGCATCGGACACGTCGGTGTAGAACATCGGCACCAGCACCACGAAGGCCAGGCCCATGCTGTGCACCCGGCAGCCGGCGAGCTTGGCCATGTAGGCATGGCCAAGCTCGTGGCAGAGCTTGGCGAACCACAGCGCCACGCCGAATGCCGCGGCCCCGGACCAACTGAACAGGTAGGAGAAGCTGCCGATGAAGCGGTCCCAGTCGCGCGCCACCAGGAACAGCCCCAGGCTCAGCACCAGCGGCAGGCCAACGGTGAGCAAGGTGCGCCCATTGCGCGCCAGCCAGGGCCAGGTGCGATTGAGGAAGGGATCGGGGCGCCACAGCGGGATGCGGAAGAACAGGTATTGGTGCAGCGCCTTCTGCCACAGGCTGTGCTGGCGCATCTGCGCCTTGGCGGCATAGCTGGCGCGCTGCTCGGCGTCGCTCGGGGCGATCAGGTCGTGCTCGCGCAGAAAACGCAGCAGTTGCTCCAACTCGGTCTCGCCCAGCGCTCGTCCACCGCCCGCGTTGGCCGCCGCCAGCACCGCCGCGCCCTCGCCCCGGCTCCATTGGCGCAGCAGGCGCACGGCGGCCTCGCCCAGCTTGAAGTAGCGGCCGCGCAAAGGGTCGTTGAGGACCCACTGCGGCGCGCCATCGAAGGTCGGCGCGGCTTCGGAGAGCTGCAGGTCGTCGCGCAGCACTGGCAGGCTCATGTCAGAGCCCCAGGGTCTGGCGCAGCGCGGTCAGCGGCCGGCGCAGCAGGTAATAGGCAAGGGGCGCACGCGCGCCATAGAGCTTGGCCGTACCGCGCAAACCGATGCGCGGCGACTCGCCTCCGAAGCCGGCCACCAGGCTGTAGGCCAGGCCGCCGGAGGGAACCGGCTCGGCCTGGTAGCCGATGCGTTCGAGCTGCGCCGGGACCGAGGTCAGCGGCTGGTTGTCGAGGAACAGCGCCACGTCGGCACCCGGCTCCAGGCTCATGACGCCGCCCACCGGCAGCTCGATGCGCAACTCGGCGCGCTGCGGATCAGCGATTTCCATCAGCCGTTCGCCGGTGCGTACCGGTTTGCCGGTCCAGCGCTCGGCGTCGGCGAATACCGCGATGCCGTCCTGCTCGGCGCGCACTTCACTGCGTTGCAGCAGGTCCCTGGCGTAGTCGCGCTCAGCGCGCTTCTGCTCGACGCGCGCGGCCAGCAGGTCGAGGCGCGCGGCCGACTCCGCATCCTGGAAGGCGCGCTGGGTATTGGCCTTGAGCTCCGCCTCGGCCACCGCAAGGGCGCGTTCGGCGACGTCGGCCTGGGCCTTCAGCGTGGTGGCGTCGAAGCGCACCAGCAGATCGCCGCGCTTTACCGCCTGGTTCGGTCGGACTTCCACCTTCGCGATCACACCGTCCAGCGGCGCGGCTATCACCATGCCGCCCTTGGGCACCACTTCCGCCGGCGCCAGCGCGGACTGGCGGATCGGTAGCAACAGCAGCAGCACAGCGCCGCCAAGCACCATCGCCACACGCCGCTTCGGCCAGCGCAGGCGCCACGGCAGGCGCGGCTGCAGGGCGCACCAGGCGTGGGCGTAGGTCTCGCCCAGCTCGCCGAGCAGGGTCTTCTCGGCCGTGTTCCAGGGTTGCTGGCGCGCCAGCCAGAGCCCGCCGAAGCGCACGCCGGCACGGTCTTTAAGAGGTACCCAGAAGGCCTGCGGCACGCTCAGTTCCAGCAGGTCCTGGCGGGTCGACTCGCTGAACTGCGCGCTGTCCACGACATGCGGCTGATCCAGCGCATCGCCCTGGTCCAGCTCGCTGCAGGCACGCTCGATGAAGGAAACGAAAGGTGCATTGGGCTCGACCACGCTGACGCCGGTCAGCGCGCGGACCTTGCCGGCGATGACCAGCGCGGCATGGCGGAAGCCGAACAGCGCCTGGCCGTCGTTGACCATGGCGAAGCCCAGCCGCTCGATGCTGTCGGCCGCGCGCGCCTGGCGCTGCACGGCGATGAACTGGGCGAAGGCGACCTCGCTGCCGGCAGCGGGTGCGTTCATGGCTGCTCCGCGAACCGCGCGGTGCCGCTCATGCCCGCCACCAGCCCGGCGTCGGCCGGCACGCTGGCGATCAACAGGAGGGTCTGGCTGGCCTCATCGATGCGTGCGCCCAGGCGCTTGACCTCGACCTGCAGCGTCTTGCCGGTTTCATCCGGAACGAAATTGAACTGCTGGCCCGGTTTGAGCCGCGACAGCCAGCGCGACGGCACCAACAGGCGGATTTCCAGGCTGCGGTTGTCGACGATCTCCAGCAGCGGCGCGCCGCTGGCGACGCTCTCGAACGGCTGCGCCTTGCGCTGCACGACTTGGCCGTCGTACGGCGCCTGCACGGCGCAGCGGCGCACCTGCACCTGGTAGACCTGGGCCTGGGCCTGGGCTTCGGCCTGCTTGGCCTCGGCCAGGGCAACCTCGAAGCGGCCGACGGAATTCAGCGACGCCAGCTGGCGGTTGTGCGCCAGCTCCTCGCTGGCCGCGCGCACACCGGACTGGGCGGCGTTCAGCTGGGCCTGGTAGGCCGAGCAGTCGAAGCGCACCAGCACATCGCCCTTGTGGAAGGCCTGGCCTTCGCTGAATGGCATTTCGAGGATGCGCCCGGCCAGTTCGCTGGACAGCATCGCCTGCTCACGGGCATGCAACACGCCGCGCACCTCGCGCGAATCGTTGGTCGACGCGCTCGACGCCGCCACCGGCAACAACGGGTCCGCCACCGGCTCCTGCGCCGCCTGCAGACTGCCCACGATCCCCATGGCGACCAGCGCCGTCCAGCACACACCCCTAACCATCGTCCATCCCTCTGACAGAATGGCGCGCAGTCTAAGGGAGAGCCGGCTTGTAGGAAACGGACTTCGTCAGATCATTTGGCCATCACGCTGGCAGTCCGTCGGTTCGTTCGAATCCTGCGCACTGGATGCAGTCATCCGCAGACCAGTCAGCGGCAGGAGAAATCGACATGCCAACCTGGAAAATCACCTTCACGCGCCACAACAACACCGACCAATTGCAACTGCAGTCGGCGCAGCAACCGAGCCCGGAAGAAGCGGCCGAGCACGTCCTGGAGTGGGCGACCGAGAACCTCAAGCCCGGTGAGTACGGCACTGCCCGCGATGCCCCGGAAGGGCCGGTCGGGCAGTTGCTGCGCCGTTACGGCATCACCGTCACCGATATCGTCGAGGAATCGCCGCTGCCCGAAGGCTGACCCGCCCTCAGCCTTGTGCCGGCACCGGCAAGCGGATGTGCCGCGCCAGTTCCTCGAACAGCGTCACCACGCTGCGCAGGGCACGGCAATCGGGGCGGGTCAGTAGCCAGAGGGCGTTACCGCAACCGGGCAGGTCGCCCTGCAGCACCTGCAGGCCGTCACCGTCGCGCAATAGATAGTCGGGCAGCGCCGCCAGGCCCAGGCCGCCGCGGCAGAGTTCGAGCACCGAGACGATGCTGTTGCAACGATAGGCCGGGATCACCGCCGGGAAACTCTGGCGACGCCAGGCCACGCTGGCATGGTCGGGCATGAACTCGTCCGGGGCGATCCAGCTCAGCTCGCTCCAGTCGCGGCCGGCATTGGCGCTTAGATAGTCGCGATGCGCACAGAGCGCATAGCGCACCTCGCCCAGGCAGCGGCCGACCAGGTATTCCGGCGGTGCGGTGGTCAGGCGCAGGGCGATGTCGGCGTCGCGCCGGCTGAGGTTGGCGAAGGCGTTGGAGGTGGACAGCTCCAGGTGCAAGCCCGGGTAGTCGCCCATGAAACGCCCCAGCGCCGGCAGCAGGATGCCCTGCAATACGGCGTCGGTGCAGGTCAGGCGCACGGTGCCGCTGAGCACTTCGCGGCCCTGCTCCAACCCGACCCGCGCCGCCTCCAGCGCCTGCTCGGCCTGCTCGGCCTGGCGCGCCAGCTGCTGCGCCAGGTTGGTCGGCAGGTAGCCGGCACGGCCCTTCTCGAACAGCGCGGTGCCCAGCGCCTTCTCCAGCCGGCGGATGGCGCGGAACACTGTGGAGACGTCTACGGCCAGCAATTCCGCGGCCCGCGCCAGGTTGCCGCCCCGCACCAGGGCGAGTACCAGGGAAAGGTCGGTGTACTCCAACCGATATTGCATCGATGCACTCATGAATTGCGTTATCGCCAATTTTTATTGCGTCTGCGCAACTATAAATTGCTCACCGTAGCCCGCCAATGGGCGTCGACGCTGGGGTGCGAAAGATGCGGAAGCTGCGCAAGGTTCTACGTATCGGCCTGATCGGTGATCGTGACAGCCAGGTCATGGCGCACTGGGCCATCCCCCTGGCGCTGCAGCAGTCGCTGCTGCCCCACGCCGGCACCCTGCGCCTGGAATGGCTGCACACCGAGCGGCTGGCCCAGGGCCTGCCACTGGAAGGCTACGCCGGCTTCTGGTGCATTCCCGGCAGCCCTTACCGCGACACCGAGGGCGCGCTGCGTGCCATCCGCCATGCGCGCACCAGCGGCACGCCTTATCTCGGCACCTGCGCGGGCTTCCAGCACGCCTTGCTGGAGCGTGCCCGCAATGTCCTGGGCTGGGACGATGCCGCCCACGCGGAACTGGATCCCGAAGCGGCTCGCCCGGTGATCCACGCGCTGCCCTGCGCGCTGGTCGAAGTACGCGAAGAAATCCGCCTGCGCCCGGGCTCACGCCTGGCCAGCGCCTACGGCAAGCCGAGCATTCGCGAAGGCTATCGCTGCAGCTACGGGATCAACCCCGAGTACCAGGAAGCCCTGTTCGGCGACTCACTGACGGCGAGCGCCCACGGCGAAGACGGCAGCATCCGCGCGCTGGAAGCCGAGGATCATCCCTTCTTCGTCGCCACCCTGTTCCAACCCGAGCGCAAGGCCCTGGCCGGCGTCAGCGTGCCGCTGGCCGAAGCCTTCCTGCGCGCCGTCGAGCAACACGCCAGAAGCCCCCAATGATCGCCAAGACGCCCGAACCGCCCTACTACGCCGTGATCTTCACCTCCCTGCGCACTGCGCAGGACGCCGGCTACGGCATAACCGCAGAACGCATGTTGGAACTCGCCGCCGAACAGCCGGGCTACCTCGGCGTGGAGTCGGCGCGCGGAGAAGATGGGCTGGGTATAACGGTGTCCTACTGGCGCGACGAAGAAAGCATCCGCCACTGGCGGGAAAACGCCGAACACCGAATGGCCCGCGAGGGGGCCCGCCGCGCGTGGTATCGGCAGTTCCAGGTGCGGGTGGCGAAGGTCGAGCGGGCCTACGGATTCGACGGCAGCGACCTGTAGGAGATCTCATCCGCGAAAATCTCCGAGCCAATACCTCATTGTAGGAGCGCGCCATGCGCGCGAATCGCGGCCATGGGCCGCTCCTACAGGGTAAATGTCGTGCCATGCGGTTCGCGGATGAGATCCGCGTCTACAGCCACCAGCGCAGCAGGAAGAACACCCCCATGCTCAGCAAGACGCTGACCAGCGTATTGCGCGTCCACAGCACCAGCCCCACCGCCACCAGCGAACCGAGCAGGTAGGGGTTGTCCAGGCGGAGGTTCAGCTGGTGCTCGGGCAGGAACACGATCGGCCCGCAGATCGCCGTGAGCATTCCCGGCACGGCGAAGCCGAGGAACTGCCGGATGTTGCTGCCCAGGCGGATCGGCAGGCGTGGTTCGAGGAACACGTAGCGGTTGAAGAAGACGATCAGCCCCATGCCGACGATCACGGCCCAGACCATCATGCCGACCTCCCACTGAACTTGTTGCAGACGAAGCCTGCGGTCATCCCCGCGAGGCCCGCGAGCACCAGGGCCGAGCCCAGGTGCCAGTAGCTGAACAGCACCGAGCAGAACAGCGAGACAGCCACGCAGACCACCGTCGGCACGCTGCGCACCACCGGTGCGATCAACGCCACGAAGGTCGCGGCGACGGAGAAGTCCAGGCCCAGGTGCTCAAGCCCCGGAATGCTGCTGCCCAGCAGCACGCCGGCCAGGGTGAAGAGGTTCCAGGCGATGTAGAAGGTCAGGCCGACGCCCAGGGCGTACCAGCGGTTGAAGGCTTCGCGGTCGTACTGGCTGGTCAGGGCGAAGAATTCATCGGTGAGCAGGAAGCCCAGGCCGATCCGCCAGCGCCCCGGCAGGTCGGCGATCACCGGGCGCATGCTCATGCCGTAGAGCAGGTGCTGCGAGGTCAGCAGCAGCGTGGTGAGCATGATCGAGAGGAACCCGGCACCGCCCTTGAGCATGCCGATCGCCACCAGTTGCGCGGCGCCGGCGAAGACGATGGCCGACAGGCCCTGGCCGTGCAGCGGCGAAAGGCCGGCCTCGATGGCCAGGGAGCCGGCGAGCAGGCCCCAGGGCAGGACCGCGATGGACAGCGGCATGATGGCGATGGCACCGCGCAGGAAGGCGCGGGCGGGAAGCAGATCGTGGGACATGGGGAAGACGGCTTGAGGATCAGGTCGGGCGAGCTTGGCAGAAATGGCGGCGGGCGCCTTGAACGTTCTTGCTGTTTTGCGAGTCACGGGCGCCTTTTGATTAGGACAATTCCCACACGTTAATTAAGGAATTTCCGACTGATCGCAAAAGGTGCGGCATCTAGCATGTCCGCGCTTTCCGAACAGCCCGTGGTTTTCCGTCGTGCAAATCTTCCTGCTGCTCTTCCTCATCCTGCTGCCCAGCCTGGCCACCGGCCAGGCCGGCGCCGCAGAACGCCATGCTTCCACCACCAAGGTGACTGCCTCTCGCGCTGAGCGACCTCCGTCAGGGGGATGGCAGCGTTCGGCCAAGGAGCGGCAAAAGCTGAACCGGCTGCTCCGGCACGCCCAGCAGTTGCAGGGCATGCCCTACCGTTGGGGCGGCGCGTCGGAACGCACCGGTTTCGATTGCAGCGGCCTGCTGGTCTACCTGTTCCGCCAGGACGCCGGGATGGAGCTGCCGCGCAGCACCCACGGCATGATCCGCCAGCGTCATCGCCAGGTGTCGCGCCAGGCGCTGAAGCCCGGCGACGCGGTGTTCTTCAGCCACAACGGCAGCCAGCGCGCCAGCCATGTCGGCCTGTACCTGGGCGATGGACGTTTCATCCATGCGCCGAGCACTGGCAAGACGGTGCGTATCGATTCGCTGGACAACGGCTACTGGAAGCGGCATTACCGCACCGCGCGGCGCTTCCGCACCCTGTAAACGCACCATCGTCAATGGCGCGAGAGCCTGGCATCTGGCCAGGCTCCTACAAGGTAACTCCGACGCGGAGATATCCGAGCTTTACGGCGTCTTGGCCTTCTGCCCTTCGCTGGCGATCTGCGCACTGTCCCAGCCGCCGCCCATGGCGGCGATCAGCTGCACGCTGGCGACCAGGCGGTTGCCGTAGAGGGTGAGCACGCTACGCTCGTTCGACAGCGCCGTGGTCTGGGTGGTGACCACGTTGCTGTAGTCGACGGTGCCGGCCTTGTATTGGTTGGTCGTCAGGCGCAGCGCCTCGCGGGCGGCGTCCAGGGCTTCGCTCTGCGCGCCACTCTCCTCTTCCAACACCTTGAGCTGGACCATGTAGTCCTCCACCTCGCGGAAGCCGTCGAGCACGGTCTGCCGATAGGTCGCCACTGTCTGGTCGTAGCTGGCCTCGGCCTGCTCCACCTGCGAGGCGATCAGCCCGCCGTCGAACAGGGTCATGGCGAACTGCGGGCCGATCGACCAGTAGCGGTTCGGCGTCTCGATCCAGTTCTGGAAGCTGCCGCTGCGGTAGCCGCCGGTGGCGCTCAGGGTCAGGTCGGGGAACCAGGCGGCCTTGGCCACGCCGATCTGCGCGTTGGCGGAGATCACCTTGCGCTCGGCGGAGGCGATGTCCGGGCGCCGCTCCAGCAGCTGCGACGGCACCAGCGCAGGCAGTTCCGGCAGCCTGGGCACCTGGCCGTTGGCGGCGAGGCTGAACTGCGCCGGCGGCAGGCCGACCAGCACCGCGATAGCGTGTTCGAGCTGGGCGCGCTGGTACTTGAGGTCGATGGCCTGGGCCTCGGTGCTCTTCAGCTGGGTACGCGCCTGGGCCACGTCGGCCTTGGTGACGATGCCGGCGTTGTACTGGTTCTCGGTGAGTTTCAGCGAACGCTGATAGGCCTCGACGGTGTCGTTGAGCAGCTTGATCTGCTGGTCCATCACGCGCAGCTGCAGGTAGTTCTGCGCCAGTTGCGACTGCAGCGACAGGCGTGAAGCGGCGAGGTCCGCAGCGCTGGCGTCACGGGTGGCGCTGTCGGCTTCCAGTTGGCGGCGCAGCTTGCCCCACAGGTCCAGCTCCCAGCTCACGCCGAGGCTCGCCGAATAGCTGTTGCTCACCCCGCCGCTGCCGCCGCTGGACACCGTGGAGCCATCGGCCAGGCGCACGTTGCTGCTACTGCCGCCCTGCCCGGAACGGGTCTTGTCGACATTGCCGGTCACGCTCGGGAAGAAGGACGCGCGCGCGCCCTTCACCAACGCCACGGACTGCCGGTACGAGGCCTCGGACTCGGCCAGGGTCTGGTTGGCCTTGAGCAGGCGCTGCTGCAGGTCGTTCAGGGTCGGGTCGCTGTACAGCGACCACCACTGCCCGTGGTTCTGCAGATCGGCCGGCTGCGCCATGCGCCAGCCCTCGCCTTCCTTGAAGGCGGCCGGCACCGCGACCTGCGGACGCTTGTAGTCGGGGCCGACGGCGCAGCCGGCAAGCGCCGCGCAGAGCGCCAGGGCGAGCAGGCCGGGGGAAAGGTTCGGGCGGTTCATAGCGGTGTCTCCAGGGCGCCGTCGGTGCGCACGCCACGCTTCTTGTTGACCCAGTGGCGCAGGCGGTCAAGATAGAGGTAGACCACGGGGGTCGTGTAGAGGGTCAGCAGCTGGCTGCCGATCAGGCCGCCGACGATGGTCATGCCCAGCGGGCGGCGCAGCGCGGCGTCGCTGCCGATGCCGAAGATCAGCGGCAGCGCGCCGAGGATGGCGGCCAGGGTGGTCATCATGATCGGCCGGAAGCGCTTCATGCAGGCTTCGAGGATCGCCTCGCGCGGGGTCAGGCCGAGGGTGCGTTCGGCGTCCAGGGCGAAGTCGATCATCATGATCGCGTTC is a genomic window of Pseudomonas knackmussii B13 containing:
- a CDS encoding CTP synthase C-terminal region-related (seleno)protein is translated as MRKLRKVLRIGLIGDRDSQVMAHWAIPLALQQSLLPHAGTLRLEWLHTERLAQGLPLEGYAGFWCIPGSPYRDTEGALRAIRHARTSGTPYLGTCAGFQHALLERARNVLGWDDAAHAELDPEAARPVIHALPCALVEVREEIRLRPGSRLASAYGKPSIREGYRCSYGINPEYQEALFGDSLTASAHGEDGSIRALEAEDHPFFVATLFQPERKALAGVSVPLAEAFLRAVEQHARSPQ
- a CDS encoding AzlD domain-containing protein, which translates into the protein MMVWAVIVGMGLIVFFNRYVFLEPRLPIRLGSNIRQFLGFAVPGMLTAICGPIVFLPEHQLNLRLDNPYLLGSLVAVGLVLWTRNTLVSVLLSMGVFFLLRWWL
- a CDS encoding efflux transporter outer membrane subunit — protein: MNRPNLSPGLLALALCAALAGCAVGPDYKRPQVAVPAAFKEGEGWRMAQPADLQNHGQWWSLYSDPTLNDLQQRLLKANQTLAESEASYRQSVALVKGARASFFPSVTGNVDKTRSGQGGSSSNVRLADGSTVSSGGSGGVSNSYSASLGVSWELDLWGKLRRQLEADSATRDASAADLAASRLSLQSQLAQNYLQLRVMDQQIKLLNDTVEAYQRSLKLTENQYNAGIVTKADVAQARTQLKSTEAQAIDLKYQRAQLEHAIAVLVGLPPAQFSLAANGQVPRLPELPALVPSQLLERRPDIASAERKVISANAQIGVAKAAWFPDLTLSATGGYRSGSFQNWIETPNRYWSIGPQFAMTLFDGGLIASQVEQAEASYDQTVATYRQTVLDGFREVEDYMVQLKVLEEESGAQSEALDAAREALRLTTNQYKAGTVDYSNVVTTQTTALSNERSVLTLYGNRLVASVQLIAAMGGGWDSAQIASEGQKAKTP
- a CDS encoding LysR family transcriptional regulator, producing the protein MQYRLEYTDLSLVLALVRGGNLARAAELLAVDVSTVFRAIRRLEKALGTALFEKGRAGYLPTNLAQQLARQAEQAEQALEAARVGLEQGREVLSGTVRLTCTDAVLQGILLPALGRFMGDYPGLHLELSTSNAFANLSRRDADIALRLTTAPPEYLVGRCLGEVRYALCAHRDYLSANAGRDWSELSWIAPDEFMPDHASVAWRRQSFPAVIPAYRCNSIVSVLELCRGGLGLAALPDYLLRDGDGLQVLQGDLPGCGNALWLLTRPDCRALRSVVTLFEELARHIRLPVPAQG
- a CDS encoding biotin/lipoyl-binding protein; amino-acid sequence: MSLPVLRDDLQLSEAAPTFDGAPQWVLNDPLRGRYFKLGEAAVRLLRQWSRGEGAAVLAAANAGGGRALGETELEQLLRFLREHDLIAPSDAEQRASYAAKAQMRQHSLWQKALHQYLFFRIPLWRPDPFLNRTWPWLARNGRTLLTVGLPLVLSLGLFLVARDWDRFIGSFSYLFSWSGAAAFGVALWFAKLCHELGHAYMAKLAGCRVHSMGLAFVVLVPMFYTDVSDAWRVSGRRSRLLIGAGGVLAEMLLACVALLAWSLLADGPLRTAAFLLASATWLTTLVINLNPLMRFDGYFLLSDLLAVDNLQGRAFALCRWRLRELLFGYGAPMPEPWPPRLQRRLLLWGYASWVWRAALFFGIALAVYHLFFKVLGIGLMLVELGWFIALPVWRELQFWWKYREHAEPRKALPTLAVGALVLLVLLVPWRTSVEVPAVLEASQMSEVHTPVGARVAQVMVREGQAVKAGDLLLALESPDVDAHLRIAGSEIRALQLQIARATANQQTVADAGVLESQLAQQLADYRGLAAQRERLQLRAGQDGVVRDLGADLRAGEWLSSERVLLRVVGTQKPKLRGYVEQQALARLNPGDEGHFVAEQPGSPALAVRLIELDTASSAALALPLLASDNGGPLAVRRDIEQRAIPEHAQYGARLEVLDDAAAPAQAVRGMVTLQGRSESIIGGFLRRMAAIGVRESGF
- a CDS encoding efflux RND transporter periplasmic adaptor subunit; the encoded protein is MVRGVCWTALVAMGIVGSLQAAQEPVADPLLPVAASSASTNDSREVRGVLHAREQAMLSSELAGRILEMPFSEGQAFHKGDVLVRFDCSAYQAQLNAAQSGVRAASEELAHNRQLASLNSVGRFEVALAEAKQAEAQAQAQVYQVQVRRCAVQAPYDGQVVQRKAQPFESVASGAPLLEIVDNRSLEIRLLVPSRWLSRLKPGQQFNFVPDETGKTLQVEVKRLGARIDEASQTLLLIASVPADAGLVAGMSGTARFAEQP
- a CDS encoding AzlC family ABC transporter permease produces the protein MSHDLLPARAFLRGAIAIMPLSIAVLPWGLLAGSLAIEAGLSPLHGQGLSAIVFAGAAQLVAIGMLKGGAGFLSIMLTTLLLTSQHLLYGMSMRPVIADLPGRWRIGLGFLLTDEFFALTSQYDREAFNRWYALGVGLTFYIAWNLFTLAGVLLGSSIPGLEHLGLDFSVAATFVALIAPVVRSVPTVVCVAVSLFCSVLFSYWHLGSALVLAGLAGMTAGFVCNKFSGRSA
- a CDS encoding efflux RND transporter periplasmic adaptor subunit is translated as MNAPAAGSEVAFAQFIAVQRQARAADSIERLGFAMVNDGQALFGFRHAALVIAGKVRALTGVSVVEPNAPFVSFIERACSELDQGDALDQPHVVDSAQFSESTRQDLLELSVPQAFWVPLKDRAGVRFGGLWLARQQPWNTAEKTLLGELGETYAHAWCALQPRLPWRLRWPKRRVAMVLGGAVLLLLLPIRQSALAPAEVVPKGGMVIAAPLDGVIAKVEVRPNQAVKRGDLLVRFDATTLKAQADVAERALAVAEAELKANTQRAFQDAESAARLDLLAARVEQKRAERDYARDLLQRSEVRAEQDGIAVFADAERWTGKPVRTGERLMEIADPQRAELRIELPVGGVMSLEPGADVALFLDNQPLTSVPAQLERIGYQAEPVPSGGLAYSLVAGFGGESPRIGLRGTAKLYGARAPLAYYLLRRPLTALRQTLGL
- a CDS encoding antibiotic biosynthesis monooxygenase family protein, whose amino-acid sequence is MIAKTPEPPYYAVIFTSLRTAQDAGYGITAERMLELAAEQPGYLGVESARGEDGLGITVSYWRDEESIRHWRENAEHRMAREGARRAWYRQFQVRVAKVERAYGFDGSDL
- a CDS encoding C40 family peptidase; its protein translation is MQIFLLLFLILLPSLATGQAGAAERHASTTKVTASRAERPPSGGWQRSAKERQKLNRLLRHAQQLQGMPYRWGGASERTGFDCSGLLVYLFRQDAGMELPRSTHGMIRQRHRQVSRQALKPGDAVFFSHNGSQRASHVGLYLGDGRFIHAPSTGKTVRIDSLDNGYWKRHYRTARRFRTL